The genomic interval TTCCTGGTTGGTTGGATGGtcaaaaataatgataaaacaatgttttgtgagTTTTTCCCCTGCTATATTTTCACAATGTCTTTGACACATTCCGGTCACggtaaaaaaaaattacatgtttttaaaatgacGATACCGTTGGTCAATTAGCTTAGCTCCCCTTTCGATAGACACCGGTGGCCCCTCTGGACGAGAGTAAGTCTGTTAAAAGTTAGTAATTTCACAAGGATACCTAGAAATGGCCCAAACATAACCTATTATCTCTAAAAGTAATTTAGAGACTTGTTGTTTTAAGAAATCCAACACAGGAGATAAAAATCAtgcaggaggagaaagaggaggaaaagaggcaAATGATAGGTGAAGGGCCCTCCTAAGTGAGTGAGAGTCAAGATGTAACACTCATTGTGTCAGAAGGTAGCCTACAAGCTCTGCAGCCTATGACCCTGAAAATTATAAATATAACATTGGCTACACTGATGAGAAGAAGCAGAGTATTCTTAATAACAGATTAAGCAGGGTCCAGTATACATATCCAAAGCCATTAAGAGCAATTTTGGAAAAAGCTCTTAATATATACAGATGTCTATATAGATACTGTAGAGTATATATAATATTGTGGAAAGGTGTGTTGGTTcaagttataaacaaaacatgttataaactgAACAAATCTATAGTTCTACATCATTGTTGGCAAAATGATCACAATATCCTTTAAATTTCAGCCCTCTTTTTAGCCTTGTGTAGGCCTAAAGGCTACTTTGCTAAATGAGCGTGATGTATGCTATAATGTATGACATATATTTATGTCAATTTATCAATTAGTTTCCACAAAATTCACCAGAAGTCATAATTTAAAGGGtttaattttttaattgagAGGACTCGGAAGAACCCCTAGCATTTCGGGACGCCCCTGATATCGGTAtttgaaaaatcctggctacgGCCTTGCCATCACTGTTCCTCTCCATCATCAGCTAACTCTCAGGCTGGTTCCTCTCCATCATCAGCTAACTCTCAGGCTGGTTCCTCTCCACCATCAGCTAACTCTCAGGCTGGTTTTGCGGCTTCCGTTACGTGACCTCAGCCACATGACAAAAGAAGTAGGTAGACAAAATGCGTCAAttgatttaatatattttaacccgatatgtatttcaaaatgaatcacAGCAATAAACACGTTTTGACAGCCCTATATATTGTATAGGCCTAAGAATGGAAAACACCTTGAAGTGAGAAGATTTGATGGACTGCACCCATGTTTGATGTGATATGCCTGATCAGTGAGATGTGGTTGCGAAATAAAGCTCCaatcaatttctttattttcttattttagttatttattGCATTCACATGAGGTAAACACTTATCATCaacatcctcatcatcatcctcctcccccTCAGTTTTGCATTCCTTTAATCAATTCTGCAGGAGAAATAATGCAGTAAACTGATAAGCAATGAGAAGATGAGGCTTCAGTGAGACTGTGGAGGAGaacaaaacacacagtgagcaTTTCATTTGCACTTTTCTGCAAATTCTCATTTTTGTCCAGTGTTGTCCAGTACAACCAGGAGATCTGATAATCTAACAACATCACTGTTGTATCTGTGCCCCTTTCTTTGGCTACTATTCCAGACATGCCGTGCCTATGGAGAATTTCCCTACAGGGCATGTAGAGAGGATGACGGCACTTCTGGTTAGAACCTATGGCGGCCAACAGGTGCAAACGGACTGCATATGAAGAAAACTCATGTAAATTGACAAAATACAagcaacttaaaaaaaacatcttcatcGATTTGACAACACATGCGCTGCAAAATTCAGACAACACAGACATTACAGAAATACCCTGCAAATTCACAACACTAGCAAAATTCAGACAACACAACAGAAGTGTTTCCGGAGGATGAATGCATCTTGACACGcttgtgttttgtcaaatttctTAAAGATGCCCTGCCATACATCTATATGGTATTTCAAATTGCCACCCCCAGCTATAACGCTACACTCTGGGAGCATGTCCGTAAGCACTGACAACATTGAGGCTACATAAAGGAATGTTTTTCTAACTTGTGTGCTCGATTTGCTTTGCTTATGAATAAAGTTGTATATTCAGTTGTCCAATGTGGTTGTTGAACGATGCTAGCCAGAAATTAATATAACCTAGGTGAAAGTTTCTGTGTCATGTCATACCTCTCATCTCGTTTTTGCATTAGCTGATCTGTTAGATATATAGAACATCTATTTCTGTGTAGTATAACATGGATTGATTCtacataggccagtcattacttttataTTCCCAGGGGAAACATTACAATGCATCCTGAAGTTTCTTTTTTCCCACTCCACTGTGCACCTAGGGAGATACTTTCGCCTCCGATAATACCAGTAAACTTGTACTCGAAACGAAAGGCATAACTGAAAATGAAACAGAGTAACGAGTAGATTTCTGGCTCAAAATTTACTTGAGTAAGAGTAgaagttagcctagaaatctagacgcgcccctagcggcagcaaattacatttgctgccagggctagtctagcaactctccgttggcttgtgagctccagaaatcgaaactcaatcaggccaatgaaatcgtgtatagagtcgttaggtgggcttaacataatgattgatggcagagttgcaacggtttggcttgaattccctgctacttgaaaacaaataagatggatgttgctgttggcttaacagtgtgacacgaagttaagcttttattaagttggcaaacgtttgaactagccaactagctccactggtgggaaacgatgggactcatagcgctgccgatgtcctattgcgtgcagagggaatttgaaagacaactgattgtcccgcccctcggactgagcactgcgaatggtgaatgcccagaccctacattttaatgtgggtctggctcgtcaggctaagtaGAAGTAGTTTTGAAAAAGGAATATGAAAAGTTGCcatttctcaaaaaaaaaaaaacttgtaatGCGCTACTACCCACCCCGCTCTTAAGGTAAGTTTTACTGCACAGGTGCTATACCAGCTAGCTACTATTACATAAGCAGCAATACATTTCCGTTTTTTCCTCAGGGTGTGTCTTTGTTCTGGAGTTTGCTTCACAGGAAACTTGCCGAGCATGCAGTCCTTCTGGCTGACCTCCATATTGACTTGAGTAAGGATTGTCAGAATGTCCACGTTTCTggacataaaaacaaaaatgtacatGATACAAACTGGCTTCATGTAACTTCAGCATCAGTGCTCCAAGCAACACTACAAATCTACCCTTACAGAAATTTCAGGTCTATGGTGAACAGTTGCCGCAAATTTGCAgcaaggtcatattttcacatgcaaattagaTTTCTATCAAACAGTTGTGGTTAACTTTTGGCAATATTtcagcaaatttgcagcaatgtcatatgcaaattgggtttgtcaccagaagttaattggaagtttgccattattggctacaggccctatcatgacattctaaagcgcatcgtcacttgtcaaaagcttattcaaatttagtaggatgtccagtccacattgggaggggtttcgttatcaaacgccgagcgcaacaaggtgttcctagattttttaatcagtcatgggtgtgtttggggcgtaacatcatttaaaccaatgagaatgacatctgtcattccctttaacggcgcaaagcgcgatgtcaaatataaatgcatcggtattttgacattcaatggcgcatttgaaggaggctgcttgcgagatcatatagaatagtcattccactaaaccatgatttactaaaacctagcatagacgcatttgcactcgtttattatttgaactcattggcaaagtgaaactaacttcatcaaggtgtcagtcaatgacaagacagttatatacagttactttcactattgactgacaatgggttaccatcgaaaacataggctgaaaagagcaacacttaccctaatattgctcaaatgactgaacaaaacaacatttatcctgcaggagttgcttatatctcgtgacagtgcgtctttagctgtgctccatacgtgtctctcgcctctcccctaatcacttttaaccgtcattaccaatttgcaaattatggtgaataactactcatcatgagatgtacagtatttcgtaatatcattattctaattatgtttcccattgtaatcgtgcaatttgcaatgctttgcatggacgtgcgctggtgtgcgttcatgaatgatagaaggatggtgcatgCACCtgccaggcgcgcctgcaggtgtacgtccgtacgcactgtgcgtaccatcaggctcaacaacgagagaaaatttccctgtgtgtgtgtaatgtgtattcacaccaaattggcccaccataccttcccaactatgcacagtatcccattagctgccatcaggctatttacaattttctattacgtaaCTTAGTGAAcacttatcaaaattaacgcgcacacatttaGTTTGAGCAGGAGACACAATACGAATGCAGGCACGTACGCTACTTGTTTTTCCTcggctatctatctatatatggttatcagcacacaatgttgagctaattcactaattcAATACTCATGATggatcacaagtttaaacaacagaaagtatggaggcagcaaagctagaggagttattacagatgggcaagaacaaggtaggcaattggtgtgcttgtcagaacgttagactgcattacagctgtttaaagccagacgtcaagaacaaaacaaggtaactttagcctgtatagggctgtatcaagttgtcaaaatgaataggtcatagtagacgttgttgtattattgcatgtggatgttgttatgctatgtaggctaattttttgctgaccaatgcacggctaaaccgggaaacggacaaatgtTGTCCAcgcgtatttttttttttttgcgggggGGATGGGtcgggtgtgcgtaccatagtgtaatgatctgagcctagctgttaTGACTGTGCTCTCATGatgctgtgcagtatgtgtaaTGTTCATGTTTTAAACTGTCTAAACCATGTGGGTTGACAACGTTGTTTGTCCTGtctgttgtgtttatgtttgcagctagttacagtgttcataaccgggtctaactagtgtgtgttgtagatacagcctcacatagatgtttagtgctggagcataagggccaggtctggcccggcgttcgtgtgttttggtgcgtaaccaataaaaaccattctgagacaactttgcaagattgttacaaaagcattaattcctgcaggcgcccctggcacctgccaatatgactgttgacaatgcgctcttaaaataacatataaacaacttgccatagacttctgaccaggtgtacaatagtgatttttagacaatgcgtcataccactccctaggttgttaattgccacacccctgggcacattgtttaaaaaataaacgtgcaaaatacagAATTAAACTTTGTgcaggtggaaaacgagttttacgccatgcgccagtaTGCAAAATACAGCCTTAAGTGTGGTAGCAAATCACTGGCGAACACATTTTCCACTAGTGGCACACTTGTTGCCAGAACTTTACTGGAAGTTTGCCTGTAGCGGCCAACATTGACAaacttctggcaatattttctggtgaactcatttgtttccaACAAATCACCCACTTTGCTGCAAATCTACtgcaaacattttatttttttaagggtAAATACTAAAAGAGATCTAATGGTTCTCATGATATTTGTCTATGGTACTCACTCTGAGCAACCTTCTCTCAGCTGTCTGCAGACGGATTGGATGAACCACGAGCCTGTTTTAATGCACCTGATGGAGACATAATCATCCACTGTGGACAGGCAGTTAAGGAAGTCAGAGTAAGCTGGTGTTGAGATGGGTCTTCCCCCCAGCACGGCCCCCTCTGTAAAGTCCTTCTGCAAATCCGGTGTGTCTGCTACAGGAACTGGTCTGGAACTCCGACAGGCCTGGAAGAAGAACACTTTGGGCTTGTTGAGCAGAGCCGGGCAGTTAGGCCCTGAGAACAGGGAGTTGATATCATTGACGAAAACAAGTTCACTGTCCACCCCTAATATGCCCTCCCTGTAGCCATGACTGAGCACACAGCAGACGAAGCAGTCTCCCTGCACTGTATCCCTGACGTCTCTGAGccttcttctcatctcctctgctGTCAGGTCCACCCATGTGCTCACTCTGAAGCCGAGCTAGTTGAAGACCTTCTTCAGTTCATCTAAGTTTTCAAGAAGGGAATTTAGGCATTAAGGGTTTATTGATGCAAAAAGAGTAGTATGTGTCTGTTTCAATTTGTTTCTACATACAGCAATTTAAAATATTGAGCCGGAACCACCTACCTGCGTCAATATTTGATCCATGACGCTCATTATTTTCAAACCTAACATTGTTGATGATCACACAATACTTTGGGGGGCTCATGTTGTACTCTTCCATCTAGGAAGAGTTTGGCGAGAGAGcagtaaatatttaaaaaacaaaaatataataaCGTGTCAAGACATTTGGGACTTTTGTCATTTCTGTGGTATGAAAATGTGGGCTTTCCAACCCTTTACAATAACAGTTTATTTAACTACTTAcacaaagatttttacatttcacaTACTATTTCAACCTGTCACAAAAACAGCAAAATCTCATATCAAATCTGTAAAAGCCTTTGACTTTCACTTTTTAAATTTACTGTCATAAGGTTTAATTAACCGGACTCTAGCCAAATGAATTTCGCtctgcctagctccactcatctggaaccgatccattggaatggtgtttcagaaggctgggcctaatcaaaaaatgcttgcatatgattgaataagccacttgtccgtcatctattgacgtgctacttcaaccactcacatcgaagccaacccgtgacgctgataacagtctcacagtcgcttctccactacgtcacatctatgatgGCTCATCTAtgaactcccgccctgcgtcctgattggctgaaccataaagtcggttgcagaaatcactctcaatggaagaggtcccagatggatgtgagtgaagctaggaggagctaagcggaacaaaATTaatctggcgagggtcaggttaaGGTTTAATGGCAATTGGTTTTAACTTTAATGGCAATTGGTTTTAACAACCAGCAATACCAACAAATATGCCATACAACATCCTACAAGacatacacataacatacaCATCCTACAGTTAAAAGCACTAATGTTAATGGAATATACAACACTTGGCAAGGAATTACTGGATAGTCATCCATTTTATTACCTTTTGTATCTTGCACTTATTCTAAACAGTTAAAGAGAATACCTAATATAACCTACAATTAATGATCTTGACCTCTGTCTGAGAGATCCATCATTATCAGAGCGAGATTCAACAGATTCATTTGGAAAGAAAAAGACGAGTGAAACCTTATAGTAAATAGTTAATGCTTTGTAATGCTTTATTGGGGGCAGTAACCTGTGCAAAATATTAAAGCATATGAACAAGAAATAATGAAATAGCAGAGTACAAGGTCTAGACTATATatcgtaaaacttcaaataatagcacaggcttttatttttccaaatcgccaaactgcactggggtgcgtttcccaaaagcattgTTGCTAACTACTACGTTAGCAACTAACATggttatatatatctatggttgAAACTATGTAAATACGACacaactgtttcccaaaacgaTAGTTTAAACTCTGGTGGTGGAACTTACAGTACATAGTCCGATGCATCGTTAAGCTACGTTAGTATTTCCCAAAACCAttgtagcaacgaacgttcacgttgtgtagttacaactacacatctcgacctgtggtaggatgatagtagaagcatagttccggggatcttcatgtcaaagacgtcactgacgccagttaatATGTATAAATagatttaggtttctaattgatatttacacttctaatcACCATATATCCATACTTGAAAATGCCTatggcagaaaatacataagtTAAAAGTCTATTTGCAGCCACGTGCACGTAAgtcaaagtcacacacctgcagataataatgtgcacattttttgaccagtcagttgagaatatgtagcctttgattttcatggagtgGGGAGATTCCTTgctagtttacgcaaaccaggccaaaaaggctgattctgataatatgatctgcacaaaggATACATTTAGGTAAAGAATGATGTGAATATTGTTATCGTATACATCGTATAAGTCTTGGACAGGTGACTGTTAACTGCTGCGCACTGGCGGCTGTCATCAGCCAGCCttaaaggaatacgccacccaatgtcagtagtaatatatgttcttaccttaactttcacgagttgagtcatacctctcccgtgtcggtacgtgcactcaaacgctctggtgcgcggctggactgtgttagcatgttgctatgctagcgggatTTGCCGTAACTAgccgtagaagtaatcaaaagcATCCACAttttcccgacttaaatacagttgcacgagtagttgatagaaATGCTACGGCCacgcaacatgaaacgtggcaattttccaagcgaataaacaggagaactacaatgtgtggcgcaatagcacttgggagtacttcgacctagcgtagtagtattgttaacacctaattgtagatcctatccaccacagagtttagaatctaTGCTGGATCGACCctcagcctctccctcccttctgagcgagagagaggcacacacactagagatgcactgatgggctattatttcaaccataactgcatagcaaaacttatcatccatcagcaccaaagttttttgaccaattttcaaaaccgcacccgcccaccatccgctggttgttttaatgtaggctataggctatgggtgatgcagcgctgctgacgtgaggctagaaagcccttgcctgttctagaaagactgatccaatgcatcaaatatattaaaaggctaaagtcgtaCATTGGCTATgctgtagcctatccccagaatatcagcagcaaactcagtctctgtctcgcaaaacagtctccaaataaaacgcacatcggcctgttgcctattctgccagcctgtgacaatatatcgtccaaaatgcttgattgcattgtattctccacatttttagttaaattttcatgtaccacatcagcatttttgttcagtgaatcttttgtaaattgctttacaatagcgtcgggccattgtcagcagccttcggcttgcctcttgccactattcactccttgtcttccgatgtcatttctgagtcatctacagatgttta from Alosa alosa isolate M-15738 ecotype Scorff River chromosome 4, AALO_Geno_1.1, whole genome shotgun sequence carries:
- the LOC125293357 gene encoding caspase-8-like, which encodes MEEYNMSPPKYCVIINNVRFENNERHGSNIDAAEEMRRRLRDVRDTVQGDCFVCCVLSHGYREGILGVDSELVFVNDINSLFSGPNCPALLNKPKVFFFQACRSSRPVPVADTPDLQKDFTEGAVLGGRPISTPAYSDFLNCLSTVDDYVSIRCIKTGSWFIQSVCRQLREGCSENVDILTILTQVNMEVSQKDCMLVL